A portion of the Saccharomyces paradoxus chromosome XV, complete sequence genome contains these proteins:
- the HES1 gene encoding oxysterol-binding protein related protein HES1 (Protein implicated in the regulation of ergosterol biosynthesis~similar to YOR237W): protein MSQHASSSSWTSFLKSISSFNGDLSSLSAPPFILSPTSLTEFSQYWAEHPALFLEPSFIDGENYKDHCLFDPNVESQEVARMLAVVRWFISTLRSQYCSRSESMGSEKKPLNPFLGEVFVGKWQNDEHLEFGETVLLSEQVSHHPPMTAFSIFNEKNDVSLQGYNQIKTGFTKTLTLTVKPYGHVILKIKDETYLITTPPLHIEGILVASPFVELGGRSFIQSSNGMSCVIEFSGRGYFTGKKNSFKARIYRNPQEHSHKENALYLISGQWSGVSTIIKKDSQVSHQFYNSSETAAEHLLVKPIEEQHPLESRKAWKDVAEAIRQGNISMIKKTKEELENKQRALREQELVKGVEWQRRWFKQVDYMNEDKSNDVEKASEDDFRKLASMLQLSVKNVPSGTLIGGKDDKKDVQTALHWRFDKDLWMREKEITI, encoded by the coding sequence ATGTCTCAACACGCAAGCTCATCTTCTTGgacttcctttttgaaatcgATTAGTTCGTTCAATGGCGATCTGTCGTCTTTGTCTGCACCACCATTTATTCTTTCCCCCACTTCTTTGACAGAGTTTTCTCAGTATTGGGCTGAACATCCAGCTTTATTTCTGGAACCCTCATTTATTGATGGTGAAAATTACAAAGATCACTGTCTCTTTGACCCAAATGTGGAATCACAAGAAGTGGCGCGAATGCTGGCAGTAGTTAGATGGTTCATTTCAACTTTGAGATCACAATATTGCTCTAGAAGCGAATCGATGGgttctgaaaaaaagccTTTAAATCCATTTTTGGGTGAAGTATTTGTTGGTAAGTGGCAAAATGATGAACACCTAGAGTTTGGTGAAACGGTGCTTTTGAGTGAGCAAGTTTCACATCATCCACCTATGACagcattttcaatttttaatgaaaaaaacgATGTTTCTCTTCAAGGTTACAATCAAATTAAAACTGGTTTCACTAAAACATTGACGCTAACCGTCAAGCCATATGGACACGTCATTTTGAAGATCAAAGATGAGACTTACCTGATTACAACCCCGCCTTTGCATATCGAAGGTATTCTAGTCGCTTCTCCATTTGTTGAATTAGGGGGCAGGTCATTCATACAGTCATCAAATGGTATGTCATGTGTTATAGAATTTTCAGGAAGAGGGTATTTCACAGGCAAGAAGAACTCCTTCAAGGCAAGAATCTACAGGAACCCACAAGAGCATAGTCATAAGGAGAATGCCTTATATCTGATCTCAGGTCAATGGTCAGGTGTCTCAacaattataaaaaaagactcGCAAGTTTCACATCAGTTTTATAATTCATCGGAAACTGCTGCTGAACATTTATTAGTCAAACCGATCGAGGAACAGCATCCTTTAGAAAGTAGGAAGGCTTGGAAGGATGTGGCAGAAGCAATCAGACAGGGCAATATTAGTATGATAAAGAAGACTAAGGAAGAACTAGAAAATAAGCAAAGAGCATTGAGAGAACAAGAGCTCGTGAAAGGTGTTGAATGGCAAAGAAGATGGTTCAAACAAGTGGACTACATGAATGAGGATAAATCAAACGATGTAGAGAAAGCAAGTGAAGATGATTTTAGAAAACTGGCATCCATGCTGCAGCTTTCTGTGAAAAATGTGCCAAGTGGGACGTTGATTGGCGGGaaagatgataaaaagGATGTTCAAACCGCATTGCATTGGAGGTTTGATAAAGATTTATGGATGAGGGAGAAGGAGATTACtatataa
- a CDS encoding uncharacterized protein (similar to YOR238W), which produces MNEKAELILVPCHSIWKSSIQPSDRSFNLGQSAEYWHLAPFQYEGNDHLAFIKHGLTAIKLLLQTTHAATVIFSGSQTKKEAGAISEAQSYYFLFERLIRYVMSNNDIEVPNFDDDLCSLLKEIKNLLISQSVDIDEMFYGGSITTEEFSLDSFDNLVYSIYRFEEVNKKFPQKITIIGFAFKMSRFISCHAKAIDYPQSNITYVGIDPKPINYNQKQLSEYYNDLVQMENKNALSLFSSDWYATKDRLLTKKRSRNPFKRTAPYAQNILFKGNGTWIEDDEKYFERNIKNKMPWSLPRK; this is translated from the coding sequence ATGAACGAAAAGGCAGAACTAATCTTGGTGCCATGCCACTCAATATGGAAGTCCTCAATACAACCCAGTGATAGATCATTTAATTTGGGTCAATCAGCTGAATACTGGCATTTAGCACCTTTTCAGTACGAGGGTAATGATCATTTGGCATTCATCAAACACGGCCTAACAGCAATCAAACTACTTCTGCAAACAACACATGCCGCTACTGTTATATTCAGTGGGTCTCAAACGAAAAAGGAAGCAGGCGCTATATCTGAGGCACAAAGCTactattttttatttgaaaggCTGATCAGATATGTAATGAGCAATAATGACATTGAAGTTCCAAACTTTGATGACGATCTGtgttctttattgaaagagATCAAAAACCTGCTAATAAGTCAAAGTGTagatattgatgaaatgTTTTATGGTGGTTCAATCACTACTGAAGAGTTCTCGCTAGACTCATTTGATAATTTAGTTTATTCCATATATAGGTTCGAAGAagtcaataaaaaatttccacaGAAAATAACTATAATTGGGTTTGCGTTCAAAATGTCAAGATTCATCAGCTGTCATGCCAAGGCCATTGACTACCCACAATCAAACATAACCTACGTAGGAATTGATCCTAAACCAATAAACTACAACCAAAAACAACTTTCAGAATATTATAATGATCTGGTACAaatggaaaacaaaaatgcaCTAAGCTTGTTTTCATCAGATTGGTACGCTACTAAGGATAGATTACTCACTAAGAAGAGATCTCGTAACCCATTCAAAAGAACTGCACCATACGCTCAGAATATTCTCTTCAAAGGAAACGGTACGTGGATCGAGGATGACgagaaatattttgagaGGAAcataaagaacaaaatgCCGTGGTCATTaccaagaaaataa